The genomic DNA GCAGCGGTGACGAGAGCGACGCGGCGTAGTCAGTCGTCGGCGGCTGCGGCGCGGGCCTCCTCCTCGCCGTAGATGGCGTCGTACTGCCCGGAGAAGCGGTCCAGCACGTTCCGGCGCTTGACCTTCATCGACGGCGTCAGGAGGTCGTTCTCCGGGGTCCACTCGACGGGGACCATCCGGAACTCCTTGATGCGCTCGTACTTCTCGAACTCCTGGTTGACGCGCTCGACCTCCTCCTGCACGTACTGGCGGACCTGCGGGTCGTCGCAGATGCCCTCGTTCGTGTCCGGGATGTCGATGCCCTCGCGGTCGGCCCAGCGGCGGATGGCCTCGAAGTCCGGCACGACCAGCGCGGAGACGAACTTCTCGTTGTCGCCCATCACCATCACCTGCTGGATGCGGTCGGAGGTGGCGAACGCGTCCTCGATGGGCCCCGGCGCCACGTTCTTCCCGGTGTCGAGCACGAGCAACTGCTTGAGCCGGTCGTGGTAGACCAGGTAGCCGTCGTTCGTTCGCTCGATGATGTCGCCGGTCCGGAACCAGCCGTCCTTCGTGAAGGCGTCCATCGTCGCCTCGGGCTTCTGCCAGTAGCCCTCGGTCACGTTGGGGCCCTTCACCAGCAGTTCGCCGATCTGGCTGTCCGGGCGAGCCTTCTGGGCCTGCTCGGTCGTGATGACGGAGCTATCGAGTTTGAGGTCGACGTTCACGAGCGCCGGGCCCAGCGTACCGGGACGCGGGTCCTCCGGCGGGTTCGTCGAGACGACCGGCGCGGTCTCCGTGAGGCCGTACCCCTCCAGGATGGGCAGGCCCATCCCCTCGAACAGCTCGGCGAGCCGCTTCGAGAGCGAGCCGCCGCCGGAGATGAAGAAGTCGATGTTGCCGCCCATCTGCTCTTTGACCTGCGAGAAGACGAGTTTGTTCGCGATGGCGTACTTGACCCGGAGTCCGAGTGCGGGGCGCTCCGTGCGGGCGTGTTCGCGCCCGACCTCGATGGCCCACTCGAAGATGCGCTCCTTGGTGTCGGACTCGGTGGCCTGGGCGCGCATCTGGTCGAAGATGCGCTCGTACACCCGCGGGACGCTCGTCGCCGTCGTCGGCTCGACGAGCTGGATGTCCTCGGCGATGGTGTCGGTCGACTCGGCGTAGGCGACGGTCCCGCCGGAGGCGAACATCACGAAGTTGCCCGCCGTCCGCTCGAAGACGTGCGCCAGCGGGAGGAAGGACAGCGAGCGCGCGGTCTCGTCCAGCGTCGGCACGTCCGCGGGCTTGTCGTCCCGGGGCCCGAACCGCTTGCGGACGCCGTTGATGTTGGCCCGGAAGTTGGCGTGGCTCAGCTGGACCCCCTTCGGCTGCCCGGTCGTCCCGGAGGTGTAGATGAGGCTCGCGAGGTCCTCGGGGTCGCGGCTGTGGAGCCACTCGTCCCACTGCTCGGGGTCGAAGGCCTCGTCGCCGCGCCGGTAGACGTCCGCCAGCGTGAACACGTCCATCCGCCCCGCGTACTCCTCGTCCTCCAGTTCGTCGATGACGACGATGAACTCCAGGTCGAGGTCGTCCTCGACCTCGAGGACTCGCTCAAGCAGCTCCTCGTTCTCGACGACGACACCGTCGGCGTCCGGGTCGTCGAGCAGGTACCGGACCTGCCGCGGGCTCGATTCGGTGTAGACGGTCGTGACGACGCCGCCCGCCGAGAGGACGGCGAGGTCGCTCTGGGCCCACTCCATCCGCGTGTCGGCGAAGATGCCGACCCGGTCGCCCGTGTCCATCCCGATCTCGCGGAGCCCGGTCCCGACCCGCTGGACGATGTTCAGCATCTCGTCGTAGGTCAGCGCGGCGTACTGGCCCTTCGGCGCCGCCGGCACGATGCCGTCGGCGAGCGAGCGCTGGTAGATCCCCCCCTTGTACCACTGCGCATCCCGGGTCGCGTGCCGACCCGCGCTCTCGGCGAACAGCTGCGGGATCGTGTTCTCCCCGATGACCTCGTCGGTGTAGTCCCGCTCGGCCTGGAGCCACGGCGGTTCGGTGTTGGCTGACATGCCTGTTGCCCTGACAGAACGTCGCGGGGATAATCAATGTGGACGTTCGTTCGTGATGCATCCCGCCGCCGGGCACTTCGTGGCCCCTCCAGCACCGCGACGGCGGGAGTGGTCACTCGGGGGCGGGGGTGATGCGTCCGAAGAACGGGCCGCTGTCCCGTTCCGGGTCAGTCGATGTCGATCCGGTGGCCCTCGTCGTCGTCGTCCATCGCCTCGGCCATCGGGACGTGGATCTCGAGGACGCCGTTGTGGTACTCGGCCGCGATGTCCTCGACGACGATATCGCCCTCGGGGAGGCGGACGCGCTCGAACGCGCTGCGCGAGCGGGTGTAGTGCATCGCGTCGTCGCCCTCGCTCACCTCGTGCTCGGCCTCGATGGTGAGGTAGCCGTCGTCGAAGTGGAGGTCGATCTCCTCCTTCTCGAAGCCCGGGAGGTCGGCGACGACGACGTAGCCGCCGTCGGCGTCCTCGATGCTCAGGTGGATGTCGCGTCGCCCCATCCGGCCCTCGCCGTCGTAGTCGCGGCCGAGGCCGCCGCCGAACTCGTCGAACATGTTGCGGAACATCCGGTTCATCATGCTGTCCATCTCGTCGAAGGGGTAGCGTCGATTTACCATCGTATTCACCTTACAGAGCAGTTGTACGACATTTCGAAGCTTAAACTTCGCGAGAAGATTGCTGCCATACTGCTATCCATATTATTCCGTGTCGGTGCCGGATGCGCGGGCCGCCGCTAGAAGGGCAGGAGCGCCGACGCGACCGAGGTGGCGACGCCGGGTGCGCGCCGGGCCGCGTAGCCGGACTTCCGGGCGGCGCCCTTGACGTAGTGGCCGGCGCAGCGGTGGAGCGGCGCCCGACGGCCGTGGACCGCCGTGTCGCCACGGCGGATGGCCGCCACCACGTCGTCGGCCGTGACGCTCCCGTCGGTCGGCAGGTCCAGCGCGGTGAACGCGCGGCCGACGGTCTCGACGCGGTGGGCGTCGCTGCCCGCGAGGTCGGCGTGGTCGTAGCGACGGGCGAACGCCGCCGCGCGGCGGTTCCGGTAGCCCGTGAACAGCCAGGCGTTGTAGGTCTCGATGCCGTCCACGTCGACGCCGGCGAGGCGGCGGCGCGGGACGCCGTGGCGTGTGCGCTGGAACGGGTGGGGGACGACGGCGACGCCGCCCAGTTCGCGCACCCGATCCACCGTCTCGGGGAGCGGTTGGCCGGGTCGCGGGCACTCCTCGACGCCGATGGCGAGCAGGTGGCCGTCGGCCGTCGACACCTCCACGCCGGGGACACCGACGAGGCCGTACGCCGGCGCCATGCGGGCCGCACGCAGCGACTCCTCGATGGTGTCGTGGTCGGTGACGACGATGGCATCGAGGTCGATATCGGCCGCGTGTTCGAGGAGCAACTCCACCGGTTCGCGACCGTCGTAGGAGCCCTCCGAGTGGACGTGCGGGTCGATGGTGAACGGGGACTCCTCCATCGGGTATCGGTAGGAGCGGCCTATGGAAAAACCCGCCGGCCGCGCGGGTCCGCCACCCATTCCGACGTGGACACCTATACGGTCGCCTGGGCACCGGCCTCCGGGTCTCCCTCGTACATGGGGAAGGTGAACTCGACGAGGTTGCCGCCCGTCTCGGCGGAGCGGACGTCGAGGTCGCCCCCCAGCGACTCCGTACACCACTTCATGACGAACAGTCCGACGCCGGTCCCGTGCTCGGTTCCGGTCCCCTGGCTGTGCAGGTCGAGCGCGTCCAGTTCCATCTGTGGGATGGTCGGACCGTGGTCGACCACCTCGACGGTCACCGTCCGGTCGGCCGTGGTGGTGTCGATGCGCACCTCGACGACGGGCGCGGCCTGTCGACTGTGTTCGACGGCGTTCTCGACGGCGTTGTACAGCGCGGCTCTCAGCCCGCCGTCCGCGGCGATGACGGCGGGGGTCGCGACGCTGAGCCGGACCGTCGCCTCCGGATAGTTGGCTTCGACCTCGTCGATGATGTCCTCGAGGAGGTCCGGAACGTTCGTCGGGGTGGCGTCGGACTCCTCGCTGGACGCGATCTGGAAGATGTCCCTGACCGAATCGGTCATCTCGCCCACCTCCGCCGCGGTCTCCTTGATCGTCGTCAACCGTTCCCGGTACTGCTCGTCGGTGACCTCCTGCTGGAGGGAGTCGGCGTGCCCGATGATGACCGTCATGTCGTTGCGGAGGTTGTGGCGGATGAGCCGGTAGAGCAGTCGGAGTCGCCGTGAGCGGGTCTTCGACTCCGTGATGTCGTCCAGTTCGGCCAGGACGTACTCCTCCCCATCGACGGTCACGCTGTGGAGCCGCACGTTGGCCCACCGGAGTTCGCCACAGCTGGTCTTGATCTGCCACTCGAACTCCTGCTCGTCGCCGTCCGCCGTGGCGGCGATGGCCCGTTCGGCCCGCTCCTGTGTGTACTGGTCGGACTCGGAGCTGAACTCCTCGACCGACAGCTGGGTCAGTTCCTCCGGGCGATAGCCGTACAGGTTCTCGACCGCCGGGTTCGCGTCGAGGACCGCCCCAGTCTCCGGGTCGTGAACGATGACGGCGGTGTCCAGGTCGTCGACGACTCCGGAGAGAATCGACTGGCTCATTGTGAGATACGAGTGGCGCGAGGCGGGGGGCCGTTGGGGCGAACTATTCGCCCCCGTTTATGGTCTCCCCTGCGGGGCGAATCGAGACCCGGGCGGAAGCGCCCGCCGCGTCCGGACCCACTGCTCGACGCACGACCGACCGGGTGAACGGGAGCCGCGTCAGTCGGAGATGTACGAGCCGATGTAGGCACCCGCCGCGCCGACGAGGGCGGCCGGGATGCCGCTCTCGACGATCTGGCTCGCGAGCGCCGCCTGGTCGAGCGCGCCGCCACCGCCGCCACCGCCGGTGGAGTACTGCGCGATGACGTTGATGGTGAGGAACAGCGTCAGTCCCGTCATCAGGTAGAACCCGACCAGCGAGGCGGTGCCGCCGACGGCGGTCGCGGTGACCGGCCGGTCCGGCAGCGCACGGCCGATGAGCGCGCCGGCGCCGACCGCCATCAGCGGTCCCACCAGGAACGGGGTGATGACGTTGTGCAGCAGCATGATGCTGACGAGCGTGTTGTCGGTCGGGCTCGCCCCGGGCTCGACGAACTGCTCGATGAGGAAGCCGAGGATGAAGTTCGACCCCAGCCCCAGGCCGACGCCCGCGGCCACGAACACCCCCACGACGCTCCCCACGTAGGCGAGCAGCGAGCGGCCGTTCGGGCTCAGGAGCCCCGCGTCGGTGTCGGCGGCGGCATCGGGGCCGTCGGCGGCGGTTCCCTCGGTCGGCGGCAGCTCCGTCCCCCGGCCGAGTTCGGCCTGCGG from Haloglomus litoreum includes the following:
- a CDS encoding AMP-dependent synthetase/ligase; its protein translation is MSANTEPPWLQAERDYTDEVIGENTIPQLFAESAGRHATRDAQWYKGGIYQRSLADGIVPAAPKGQYAALTYDEMLNIVQRVGTGLREIGMDTGDRVGIFADTRMEWAQSDLAVLSAGGVVTTVYTESSPRQVRYLLDDPDADGVVVENEELLERVLEVEDDLDLEFIVVIDELEDEEYAGRMDVFTLADVYRRGDEAFDPEQWDEWLHSRDPEDLASLIYTSGTTGQPKGVQLSHANFRANINGVRKRFGPRDDKPADVPTLDETARSLSFLPLAHVFERTAGNFVMFASGGTVAYAESTDTIAEDIQLVEPTTATSVPRVYERIFDQMRAQATESDTKERIFEWAIEVGREHARTERPALGLRVKYAIANKLVFSQVKEQMGGNIDFFISGGGSLSKRLAELFEGMGLPILEGYGLTETAPVVSTNPPEDPRPGTLGPALVNVDLKLDSSVITTEQAQKARPDSQIGELLVKGPNVTEGYWQKPEATMDAFTKDGWFRTGDIIERTNDGYLVYHDRLKQLLVLDTGKNVAPGPIEDAFATSDRIQQVMVMGDNEKFVSALVVPDFEAIRRWADREGIDIPDTNEGICDDPQVRQYVQEEVERVNQEFEKYERIKEFRMVPVEWTPENDLLTPSMKVKRRNVLDRFSGQYDAIYGEEEARAAAADD
- a CDS encoding Hsp20/alpha crystallin family protein produces the protein MVNRRYPFDEMDSMMNRMFRNMFDEFGGGLGRDYDGEGRMGRRDIHLSIEDADGGYVVVADLPGFEKEEIDLHFDDGYLTIEAEHEVSEGDDAMHYTRSRSAFERVRLPEGDIVVEDIAAEYHNGVLEIHVPMAEAMDDDDEGHRIDID
- a CDS encoding CehA/McbA family metallohydrolase, which translates into the protein MEESPFTIDPHVHSEGSYDGREPVELLLEHAADIDLDAIVVTDHDTIEESLRAARMAPAYGLVGVPGVEVSTADGHLLAIGVEECPRPGQPLPETVDRVRELGGVAVVPHPFQRTRHGVPRRRLAGVDVDGIETYNAWLFTGYRNRRAAAFARRYDHADLAGSDAHRVETVGRAFTALDLPTDGSVTADDVVAAIRRGDTAVHGRRAPLHRCAGHYVKGAARKSGYAARRAPGVATSVASALLPF
- a CDS encoding PAS domain-containing sensor histidine kinase yields the protein MSQSILSGVVDDLDTAVIVHDPETGAVLDANPAVENLYGYRPEELTQLSVEEFSSESDQYTQERAERAIAATADGDEQEFEWQIKTSCGELRWANVRLHSVTVDGEEYVLAELDDITESKTRSRRLRLLYRLIRHNLRNDMTVIIGHADSLQQEVTDEQYRERLTTIKETAAEVGEMTDSVRDIFQIASSEESDATPTNVPDLLEDIIDEVEANYPEATVRLSVATPAVIAADGGLRAALYNAVENAVEHSRQAAPVVEVRIDTTTADRTVTVEVVDHGPTIPQMELDALDLHSQGTGTEHGTGVGLFVMKWCTESLGGDLDVRSAETGGNLVEFTFPMYEGDPEAGAQATV